The following proteins are co-located in the Apium graveolens cultivar Ventura unplaced genomic scaffold, ASM990537v1 ctg7102, whole genome shotgun sequence genome:
- the LOC141703791 gene encoding secreted RxLR effector protein 161-like — MAECNSVRYPMEHKIQLHADSSGEVVNPTQFKSIIGGLRYLVNTRPDIAYSIGIVSRFMERPTQLHMNAVKRICRYLKGTLQYGLIYTKGQGNYILSGFSDSDLGGSMDDRKSTGGMAFYLDENLITWVSQKQRCVALSSCEAEFMAATAAACQAIWLQRVLSHIMGIKVAPVTLYIDNRSAVDLARNPVFYGRSKHIDLRYHFIRDCVEQGLIIIRHVRTNEQRTDILTKALAISKFEKMRQLLGVRKLENV; from the coding sequence ATGGCAGAATGTAATAGTGTGAGATATCCTATGGAGCACAAGATACAATTACATGCTGACAGCTCGGGTGAAGTTGTAAATCCTACGCAGTTTAAAAGCATTATAGGCGGGCTCAGATACCTAGTGAATACAAGACCTGATATTGCTTATTCTATAGGGATTGTTAGCAGGTTTATGGAAAGGCCTACACAGCTGCACATGAACGCAGTTAAAAGGATTTGTCGATATCTGAAGGGAACGCTACAGTACGGACTAATCTACACAAAAGGCCAAGGAAATTATATACTTTCGGGTTTTTCGGATAGTGACTTAGGAGGGAGTATGGATGACCGAAAGAGTACGGGAGGAATGGCTTTCTATCTTGATGAGAATTTAATTACTTGGGTGTCACAAAAACAACGGTGTGTTGCACTCTCTTCGTGTGAGGCTGAGTTTATGGCGGCTACGGCGGCTGCCTGCCAGGCGATTTGGTTGCAGCGGGTACTGAGTCATATCATGGGCATCAAGGTTGCTCCTGTCACATTGTACATTGATAATAGGTCAGCTGTGGACTTGGCACGTAATCCAGTTTTCTATGGACGAAGCAAGCATATTGACTTGCGCTATCACTTCATCCGTGATTGTGTTGAACAAGGATTGATAATTATAAGACATGTCCGCACGAATGAACAACGAACTGACATCCTAACGAAGGCATTGGCAATATCCAAGTTTGAGAAGATGCGTCAGTTGCTTGGTGTCAGAAAGCTGGAGAATGTTTAG
- the LOC141703789 gene encoding uncharacterized protein LOC141703789, producing the protein MEASKNNEGSFGLSYPMLTKTNYTTWAIKIKVFMQAHGVWDAIEPKDPKGTVEEKTDKRALAIIYQGIADDMLLTIAEKKTSKEAWGAIKIMCLGADKVKKAKAQTLKSEFESLKMKDTEMLDDFCMKLNGLVSKIRALGETIAEEYVVKKLLRVVPTKFLQIASAIEQFGNLDTMSVEEVIGSLKAHEERLGGQTENNEGQQLLLTEDEWLKREGNDRKLLLTREEWLKKSGKAGQSSGSDYHTRDNRMARDRSQVKCYNCAAYGHFAYECRKPKKNRPQRGEANMSFIIDEEPALLMNLCENIKPDVIGITEDKIIVNIKERDENVWYLDNGASNHMTGRREKFEKLDRTVKGEVKFGDGSVVQIQGRGSIKFLCKNGETRILSEVCYIPTL; encoded by the coding sequence ATGGAAGCTAGCAAGAACAACGAGGGGTCATTTGGACTGAGTTATCCTATGCTAACTAAGACGAACTACACCACATGGGCCATCAAGATAAAAGTCTTTATGCAGGCACACGGTGTTTGGGATGCAATAGAACCAAAGGATCCAAAGGGTACAGTCGAAGAAAAAACAGACAAGCGAGCACTAGCCATTATCTATCAAGGGATTGCAGATGACATGCTGTTAACGATAGCAGAAAAGAAAACATCGAAGGAGGCTTGGGGGGCTATAAAAATAATGTGCCTAGGTGCGGATAAAGTAAAGAAGGCTAAAGCTCAGACCCTAAAATCAGAGTTTGAGTCTCTAAAGATGAAAGACACTGAAATGTTGGATGACTTTTGTATGAAATTAAACGGCTTGGTTTCGAAAATCAGGGCGTTAGGAGAGACAATTGCTGAAGAGTATGTCGTTAAAAAGCTACTAAGGGTTGTCCCAACTAAGTTCCTCCAAATTGCGTCTGCAATCGAACAATTTGGTAACTTAGACACTATGTCCGTGGAGGAGGTCATTGGTTCTCTTAAAGCCCATGAGGAACGCTTGGGTGGACAAACGGAGAACAACGAGGGGCAGCAACTACTCTTGACTGAGGATGAGTGGCTCAAGAGAGAAGGCAACGACAGGAAACTTCTTCTCACTCGAGAAGAGTGGTTGAAGAAGTCAGGAAAGGCTGGGCAAAGCAGTGGTAGTGATTATCACACAAGGGATAACCGTATGGCTCGAGATAGAAGCCAGGTGAAATGTTACAATTGTGCTGCATATGGACACTTCGCTTATGAGTGTCGTAAGCCTAAGAAGAACAGGCCACAAAGAGGGGAAGCAAATATGTCATTTATAATCGACGAAGAACCTGCACTCTTGATGAATTTATGCGAAAACATCAAACCTGATGTGATTGGCATTACCGAGGATAAGATTATAGTAAACATCAAGGAGAGAGATGAAAACGTATGGTATCTTGATAATGGAGCTAGTAATCACATGACTGGACGTCGTGAGAAATTTGAAAAGCTTGACAGGACTGTGAAAGGGGAAGTGAAATTTGGTGATGGCTCAGTAGTCCAAATTCAGGGCAGAGGTTCAATCAAATTCCTGTGCAAGAATGGGGAGACCAGAATTTTAAGCGAAGTCTGCTACATACCTACTTTGTGA
- the LOC141703792 gene encoding uncharacterized protein LOC141703792 — protein MEASKNKEGSFGLSYPMLTKTNYTTWAIKIKVFMQAHGVWDAIEPKDPKGTVEEKTDKRALAIIYQGIADDMLLTIAEKKTSKEAWGAIKIMCLGADKVKKAKAQTLKSEFESLKMKDTEMLDDFCMKLNGLVSKIRALGETIAEEYVVKKLLRVVPTKFLQIASAIEQFGNLDTMSVEEVIGSLKAHEERLGGQTENNEGQQLLLTEDEWLKREGNDRKLLLTREEWLKKSGKAGQSSGSDYHTRDNRMARDRSQVKCYNCAAYGHFAYECRKPKKNRPQRGEANMSFIIDEEPALLMNLCENIKPDVIGITEDKIIVNIKERDENVWYLDNGASNHMTGRREKFEKLDRTVKGEVKFGDGSVVQIQGRGSIKFLCKNGETRILSEVCYIPTL, from the coding sequence ATGGAAGCTAGCAAGAACAAGGAGGGGTCATTTGGACTGAGTTATCCTATGCTAACTAAGACGAACTACACCACATGGGCCATCAAGATAAAAGTCTTTATGCAGGCACACGGTGTTTGGGATGCAATAGAACCAAAGGATCCAAAGGGTACAGTCGAAGAAAAAACAGACAAGCGAGCACTAGCCATTATCTATCAAGGGATTGCAGATGACATGCTGTTAACGATAGCAGAAAAGAAAACATCGAAGGAGGCTTGGGGGGCTATAAAAATAATGTGCCTAGGTGCGGATAAAGTAAAGAAGGCTAAAGCTCAGACCCTAAAATCAGAGTTTGAGTCTCTAAAGATGAAAGACACTGAAATGTTGGATGACTTTTGTATGAAATTAAACGGCTTGGTTTCGAAAATCAGGGCGTTAGGAGAGACAATTGCTGAAGAGTATGTCGTTAAAAAGCTACTAAGGGTTGTCCCAACTAAGTTCCTCCAAATTGCGTCTGCAATCGAACAATTTGGTAACTTAGACACTATGTCCGTGGAGGAGGTCATTGGTTCTCTTAAAGCCCATGAGGAACGCTTGGGTGGACAAACGGAGAACAACGAGGGGCAGCAACTACTCTTGACTGAGGATGAGTGGCTCAAGAGAGAAGGCAACGACAGGAAACTTCTTCTCACTCGAGAAGAGTGGTTGAAGAAGTCAGGAAAGGCTGGGCAAAGCAGTGGTAGTGATTATCACACAAGGGATAACCGTATGGCTCGAGATAGAAGCCAGGTGAAATGTTACAATTGTGCTGCATATGGACACTTCGCTTATGAGTGTCGTAAGCCTAAGAAGAACAGGCCACAAAGAGGGGAAGCAAATATGTCATTTATAATCGACGAAGAACCTGCACTCTTGATGAATTTATGCGAAAACATCAAACCTGATGTGATTGGCATTACCGAGGATAAGATTATAGTAAACATCAAGGAGAGAGATGAAAACGTATGGTATCTTGATAATGGAGCTAGTAATCACATGACTGGACGTCGTGAGAAATTTGAAAAGCTTGACAGGACTGTGAAAGGGGAAGTGAAATTTGGTGATGGCTCAGTAGTCCAAATTCAGGGCAGAGGTTCAATCAAATTCCTGTGCAAGAATGGGGAGACCAGAATTTTAAGCGAAGTCTGCTACATACCTACTTTGTGA